In Cydia pomonella isolate Wapato2018A chromosome 12, ilCydPomo1, whole genome shotgun sequence, the sequence TGGGGGAGCCCCAGGCAGCGCATTTGGCGTTGAGATCCCCCAGGACCATTATGGGGGAGGGAGCCAACCCAGCTATTGCCCGTCCGAGCCTCTCCAGATAGGCCTCAAATTCATGTAGTGGCCTATTTGGGGAGAAGTAGACACCAATCAATAAAATGTCCCCCAGTTTGGCCACCACATAACCAGAGCCCGTAGAGACTCTGGAGAGGGGCAGACCGCCCATGACCGGGACCACAATGGCCACCGTGGCCAACGTGCCAGCCCTGTCACCCGCCCAATTCGCCTGTTGCGGGACGTAATACGGCTCCGCAACAACAGCCGCAGCAACCTCCCACTCCGCTATGTGCTGGATCATGAGATCTTGCGCACGTGCGGAGTGGTTTAGGTTGCCCTGGAGCAACTCTAAATTATGCCTTGGAGGCATTAGTCTTCCATGGGCTGCTGTTCCGTCCGGTTATCAGGTCTATTCTGGGGGGCAACCGCTGCGGCATTTGCGGGGCCGGCAGAGTGGGCCTCCTTCCCTCTGACTGGAGGGGGGTTGCAAGCGTTCCCGCCCATTACATGCCCCGCCTTTAACCCGGCGTGATGGCACACTACGCACCAGGGGGCCAGCGCGGTGCAGTCCTGGCTTTTGTGGCCTGGTTTACTGCACCTGTAGCACCAGTTGGTCCTGTCAACCGGGGACGGGCACAACGGCCTCGTGTGTCCCGTCCCCATGCAGCGGTAGCAGCGTAGAGGCAACTGTTCAAGGGCCTCCACACGGGCCGCTGACCATCCAATGACGATACGTCCTGCAGTGACAACCACTTTGGCCGCTGTTAGTGGGCACCGCAGGATGACCGAACCAGTCCCGTTGGCCGCCATTCTTATTGCCCCGACCGTAACCTGGTCTTCTGGGCACCTGCCTCTGGCGGCCACCTCCCTTTTTAAGATCTCCGGGGTGACGGATTCGTCAAAGCCGGAAATCTTAATTTCTGCCTTCTTGATTGGCCGGTACACATCGGCCACATCGCCTACTAGGCTCCGGAGCCGCTCTACCAGATTGTCAGCCGCCTGGCTACTCTGCGCCCCGGGGACCTCGATGATTCTCGACCCTGTCGCCGTCTTCCGAACTTTGAGGTGGTCAACGCCGAGCTCCGCCAATTTAAGTGTAGTGGCCCTTTCCATGACCGACCTATAGTCCGTCTGGGCGTCGGACTTAAGGGTCACGACGACCGCCGCCATGGTTGGGGCCACTAATTTAGGGGCTGCCACCTTCTTCGGGTTTTTCTGCTGCTGTTGGGGCTGGGAAGGGGCTTTGGCCTTGCCCCTCTTGACCACCGTAGTCCATCCTTCCTGTTGGGGAGCAGGGGGCGCAGGTGGCGGCACACTTGGACGAGCCGGTCTCCTTGGTGCCCTAGGAGCAGGGGCTACCGGTTGGGGTTTTTTGCCTCTTGGTTTAGGTACCGGCCTGGTGGCTTGGGTCTGCCCAGCCGGTGTCTGCGGCGTTTGGGGCACTTCGGCCACTCGGGGCGCCCCTCCTGGAGCTTGGAATGACGCCGTTTGAGATGCCCCTTTGCTACTATTTTGCGGCCTTGG encodes:
- the LOC133523895 gene encoding uncharacterized protein LOC133523895, whose translation is MRGVSTEKKQGRKGEEGRKGAERAQTVQVRECRVRKLSTARRGRGKGRYTGLSAAKAQLEDYETETETEAVYSPKPKRQTGRRSRSPIHTEETPEGFETPGGRIKALAENIIKDAARSKNLKGEIWGSINSACKGLIELADSMEESEVVRSLKADNERMRKELGQLRLETKALRKAFSERKQTEPTRERTEVHALLEELGNLMDVRLGNFRSEMFKSLGNMMNARLESVEGRLPPEPIRRPPLAADRRRRLQEQEMDLDQTGHQTEVPNPPRPQNSSKGASQTASFQAPGGAPRVAEVPQTPQTPAGQTQATRPVPKPRGKKPQPVAPAPRAPRRPARPSVPPPAPPAPQQEGWTTVVKRGKAKAPSQPQQQQKNPKKVAAPKLVAPTMAAVVVTLKSDAQTDYRSVMERATTLKLAELGVDHLKVRKTATGSRIIEVPGAQSSQAADNLVERLRSLVGDVADVYRPIKKAEIKISGFDESVTPEILKREVAARGRCPEDQVTVGAIRMAANGTGSVILRCPLTAAKVVVTAGRIVIGWSAARVEALEQLPLRCYRCMGTGHTRPLCPSPVDRTNWCYRCSKPGHKSQDCTALAPWCVVCHHAGLKAGHVMGGNACNPPPVRGKEAHSAGPANAAAVAPQNRPDNRTEQQPMED